From a region of the Pongo pygmaeus isolate AG05252 chromosome 5, NHGRI_mPonPyg2-v2.0_pri, whole genome shotgun sequence genome:
- the LOC129039221 gene encoding moesin-like encodes MGNHELYMRRRKPDTIEVQQMKAQAREEKHQKQMERAMLENEKKKREMAEKEKEKIEREKEELMERLKQIEEQTKKAQQELEEQTRRALELEQERKRAQSEAEKLAKERQEAEEAKEALLQASRDQKKTQEQLALEMAELTARISQLEMARQKKESEAVEWQQKAQMVQEDLEKTRAELKTAMSTPHVAEPAENEQDEQDENGAEASADLRADAMAKDRSEEERTTEAEKNERVQKHLKALTSELANARDESKKTANDMIHAENMRLGRDKYKTLRQIRQGNTKQRIDEFESM; translated from the coding sequence ATGGGGAACCATGAACTATACATGCGCCGTCGTAAGCCTGACACCATTGAGGTGCAGCAGATGAAGGCACAGGCCCGGGAGGAGAAGCACCAGAAGCAGATGGAGCGTGctatgctggaaaatgagaaGAAGAAGCGTGAAAtggcagaaaaggagaaagagaagattgAACGGGAGAAGGAGGAGCTGatggagaggctgaagcagatcGAGGAACAGACTAAGAAGGCTCAGCAAGAACTGGAAGAACAGACCCGTAGGGCTCTGGAACTTGAGCAGGAACGGAAGCGTGCCCAGAGCGAGGCTGAAAAGCTAGCCAAGGAGCGTCAAGAAGCTGAAGAGGCCAAGGAGGCCTTGCTGCAGGCCTCCCGGGACCAGAAAAAGACTCAGGAACAGCTGGCCTTGGAAATGGCAGAGCTGACAGCTCGAATCTCCCAGCTGGAGATGGCCCGACAGAAGAAGGAGAGTGAGGCTGTGGAGTGGCAGCAGAAGGCCCAGATGGTACAGGAAGACTTGGAGAAGACCCGTGCTGAGCTGAAGACTGCCATGAGTACACCTCATGTGGCAGAGCCTGCTGAGAATGAGCAGGATGAGCAGGATGAGAATGGGGCAGAGGCTAGTGCTGACCTACGGGCTGATGCTATGGCCAAGGACCGCAGTGAGGAGGAACGTACCACTGAGGCAGAGAAGAATGAGCGTGTGCAGAAGCACCTGAAGGCCCTCACTTCGGAGCTGGCCAATGCCCGAGATGAGTCCAAGAAGACTGCCAATGACATGATCCATGCTGAGAACATGCGGCTGGGCCGAGACAAATACAAGACCCTGCGCCAGATCCGGCAGGGCAACACCAAGCAGCGCATTGATGAATTTGAGTCTATGTAA